In Opisthocomus hoazin isolate bOpiHoa1 chromosome 3, bOpiHoa1.hap1, whole genome shotgun sequence, a genomic segment contains:
- the LOC104331128 gene encoding lymphocyte antigen 6E produces MATHTTEMSITPASSLFCYTCDNEHSNWNCLKTYKCEDHEKFCTTTYSSAGFGKDVGYRITKKCSVDCPETNVNFGVAAFSTKCCSTSLCNFSGANSIKTSYAVMFLGIVASLICVTRAGLW; encoded by the exons CTTCCTCGCTGTTTTGCTACACGTGCGACAATGAGCACTCGAACTGGAACTGTCTTAAAACCTATAAGTGTGAAGACCATGAGAAATTCTGTACAACCACATACAGCTCTGCTGGGTTTG GCAAGGACGTGGGATACCGCATCACCAAGAAATGTTCTGTAGACTGTCCTGAGACGAATGTGAACTTCGGTGTGGCGGCTTTTTCCACCAAATGCTGTAGTACCTCCTTGTGCAATTTCAGTGGTGCCAACAGCATAAAAACCAGCTATGCCGTGATGTTCCTGGGAATTGTGGCCAGTTTGATCTGTGTCACCAGGGCAGGATTGTGGTGA
- the LOC142360717 gene encoding lymphocyte antigen 6E-like, with translation MKTSLLVVLIVALCTDSAFSLMCFTCKDATSNLQCLSTTTCSDKEKYCLTTYSTTGLGNDRNQRISKKCSAFCPTIDLNIGIAGVVTSCCETSLCNISGASSVKTSYAMIALGVLASLTGILRLGF, from the exons ATGAAGACGTCTCTTCTTGTCGTGCTTATCGTAGCCCTGTGCACGGACAGTG CTTTCTCCTTGATGTGTTTCACATGCAAAGATGCAACTTCCAATCTACAGTGTCTCAGTACAACCACGTGCTCTGACAAAGAGAAGTACTGTCTCACAACCTATTCTACCACAGGTCTCG GCAACGACCGTAACCAGCGTATTAGCAAGAAATGTTCAGCATTTTGCCCAACAATTGATCTGAATATCGGCATAGCTGGTGTTGTTACCAGCTGCTGCGAGACTTCCTTGTGCAACATCAGCGGCGCCAGCAGTGTGAAAACCAGCTACGCGATGATAGCTCTGGGTGTCTTGGCCAGTCTCACCGGCATCCTCCGTCTgggtttttaa